Proteins found in one Oryza glaberrima chromosome 4, OglaRS2, whole genome shotgun sequence genomic segment:
- the LOC127771520 gene encoding putative glycerol-3-phosphate transporter 1 — MGSPSKTRRMKPLGIQLYECARGSPISFRSCQALVLILTFLSYASYHATRKTTSIVKSVLDPKTENLGMLHWPSHLYLQDLRDAQGNMTALYSGWAPFNADDGTALLGEIDLAFLGVYAIGMFFAGHLGDRVDLRILLTIGMIGTGFFTAAFGAGNWLNIHNFYYFLGVQMMAGLFQSSGWPSVVAVVGNWFGKSKRGLIMGIWNAHTSVGNISGSLIAAAMLKFGWSWSFAVPGVMIAVVGLAVFLFLPVGPEMIGIEEDIHEKDAEKDDMGAPLLEERSASKEKAVGFIQAWRIPGVAPFALCLFFCKLVAYTFLYWLPFYISHTAIGGVYLSDTAAGVLSTLFDVGGVVGGILAGHISDRLDARALTAASFTFSAIPALFFYRIYGSFSLYSNIALMFVTGMLVNGPYALITTAVSADLGTHSSLNGNSRALATVTAIIDGTGSIGAAVGPLLTGYISAKSWSGVFTMLMASALVAGLLLSRLVMAEISAKMESRRPDAAASDLPVSSMEQS, encoded by the exons ATGGGTTCCCCAAGCAAAACACGTCGGATGAAGCCATTGGGGATTCAGCTATATGAGTGTGCCCGGGGGAGTCCTATCTCCTTCAGATCATGCCAGGCTCTTGTATTGATACTGACGTTCTTATCCTATGCTAGCTATCATGCCACTAGGAAGACTACAAGCattgtcaagagtgttcttgATCCTAAGACAGAAAACCTAGGTATGTTGCATTGGCCGAGCCATCTGTATCTTCAGGATTTAAGAGATGCACAGGGCAACATGACGGCTCTCTATAGCGGCTGGGCTCCGTTTAATGCCGACGATGGTACTGCATTGCTCGGGGAGATCGACTTGGCGTTTCTCGGAGTATATGCAATCGGCATGTTCTTCGCTGGCCATTTGGGTGATCGGGTGGATCTCAGGATACTTCTGACCATCGGAATGATAGGCACTGGATTTTTCACTGCTGCCTTTGGTGCCGGCAACTGGCTCAACATACACAACTTCTACTACTTTCTGGGTGTTCAGATGATGGCTGGCCTGTTTCAGTCATCCGGCTGGCCATCTGTGGTTGCAGTTGTTGGTAATTGGTTTGGAAAGAGCAAAAGAGGGCTGATAATGGGAATCTGGAATGCTCATACATCTGTGGGAAACATATCTGGTTCCTTAATTGCAGCTGCAATGTTGAAGTTTGGATGGTCATGGTCGTTTGCAGTCCCTGGAGTGATGATCGCAGTCGTTGGGCTCGCAGTGTTTCTGTTCTTGCCTGTCGGTCCGGAGATGATTGGAATCGAGGAGGATATCCATGAGAAGGATGCTGAGAAGGATGACATGGGTGCACCTCTGTTGGAAGAACGATCGGCATCAAAAGAAAAGGCAGTCGGGTTCATTCAGGCTTGGAGGATTCCTGGTGTAGCGCCATTTGCTCTCTGCCTTTTCTTCTGCAAGCTTGTGGCTTACACATTCCTGTATTGGCTTCCGTTTTATATCAGCCACACAG CAATCGGTGGAGTGTACTTGTCAGACACCGCAGCCGGTGTACTGTCAACTCTGTTCGACGTGGGTGGCGTTGTCGGCGGCATCCTTGCCGGCCACATCTCCGACCGCCTCGACGCACGggcgctgacggcggcgagctTCACGTTCTCGGCGATCCCGGCGCTCTTCTTCTACCGCATATACGGCAGCTTCTCGCTGTACTCGAACATCGCCCTCATGTTCGTCACCGGGATGCTCGTCAACGGGCCGTACGCCCTCATCAccaccgccgtctccgccgaCCTCGGCACGCACAGCTCCCTGAACGGCAACTCCAGGGCGCTCGCCACCGTCACGGCGATCATCGACGGGACGGGGTCGATCGGCGCCGCGGTCGGCCCGCTGCTGACGGGGTACATCTCTGCCAAGAGCTGGAGCGGCGTGTTCACGATGCTCATGGCGTCCGCGCTCGTCGCGGGGCTGCTCCTGTCGAGGCTGGTCATGGCGGAGATCTCCGCGAAGATGGAGTCCCGTAGGCCTGACGCTGCTGCTAGTGATCTGCCAGTGTCCTCCATGGAACAATCTTAG